One window of the Pseudarthrobacter sp. ATCC 49987 genome contains the following:
- the menD gene encoding 2-succinyl-5-enolpyruvyl-6-hydroxy-3-cyclohexene-1-carboxylic-acid synthase, whose amino-acid sequence MSSEELSALDAARIAVAALLLEGVRYVVVAPGSRSAPMAYALAEADAMGRVELLVRIDERDAGFTALGLALATGAPAAVLTTSGTAVGNLLPAVMEANHAAVPLVVISADRPVELRGTGANQTTVQLDLFGGHVRFAADVPAGSDPRRAVETALSAATGAFEDTPPGPVQLNLAFRDPLVPAPGDRLPPESGRRVHRAPRGPLALDFPPAAGTLPERRTVVLAGHDAGPVAEAFARAHGLPLLAEPSSNARFGPNAVGPYRLLLEAFGPESAQPVERVVLFGRPTLSRPVSALLARADVPSALYQPVPVAWYQPGRRTELPLDNLADLADFAGRGSAAWLDAWLLAGAAAQHAVDLVLAGAAATGPAAAGAAATGPAVGALVWEHSRGQLVLGSSNGIRDVDLAGAPAPEPTATVFANRGLSGIDGTIATATGIALGGRQETTVLLGDVTFLHDAGGLLLGAGEEEPALRIVVLNDAGGAIFGLLEHGAVEAAGRYGTAVERLFGTPHSVNIAGLAAAYGVAHRRVSTTAELAGALAEPWEGRIIIEVRTERQGLRELHSRIRSAVGAAVAGVLAAE is encoded by the coding sequence GTGAGCTCGGAGGAGCTGAGCGCGCTGGATGCCGCGCGGATCGCCGTCGCCGCCCTGCTGCTCGAAGGGGTCCGCTACGTGGTGGTGGCACCGGGTTCGCGTTCCGCGCCGATGGCCTACGCCCTGGCCGAGGCTGACGCCATGGGACGGGTCGAGCTGCTGGTGCGGATCGATGAGCGCGACGCCGGGTTCACCGCCCTGGGCCTGGCCCTCGCCACGGGAGCGCCCGCGGCCGTGCTCACCACCTCCGGGACCGCCGTCGGAAACCTCCTGCCGGCGGTGATGGAGGCCAACCATGCCGCCGTCCCGCTCGTGGTGATCTCGGCCGACCGCCCCGTGGAACTCCGAGGGACCGGCGCCAACCAGACGACAGTGCAGCTGGACTTGTTCGGCGGGCACGTCCGCTTCGCCGCCGACGTGCCCGCCGGCAGCGATCCGCGCCGCGCCGTCGAAACCGCACTCAGCGCCGCCACCGGCGCCTTCGAGGACACCCCGCCCGGGCCGGTGCAGCTCAACCTGGCCTTCCGCGATCCGCTCGTTCCTGCCCCCGGCGACAGGCTGCCGCCCGAGTCCGGCCGCCGGGTGCACCGCGCCCCCCGCGGCCCGCTGGCCCTTGATTTCCCGCCGGCCGCCGGGACCCTGCCGGAACGGCGCACCGTGGTGCTGGCAGGGCACGACGCCGGACCGGTCGCCGAGGCGTTCGCCCGCGCCCACGGCCTGCCGCTGCTGGCCGAGCCGTCCTCCAATGCGCGGTTCGGGCCGAACGCGGTGGGGCCCTACCGGCTTCTGCTGGAAGCCTTCGGTCCGGAGTCTGCGCAGCCGGTCGAGCGCGTGGTGCTCTTTGGCCGCCCCACCCTCTCCCGGCCCGTGAGCGCGCTGCTGGCCCGCGCCGATGTCCCCTCCGCCCTGTACCAGCCGGTTCCCGTGGCCTGGTATCAGCCCGGCCGCCGCACCGAACTCCCGCTCGACAACCTGGCCGACCTCGCCGACTTTGCCGGCCGCGGCTCCGCGGCCTGGCTGGACGCCTGGCTCCTGGCCGGGGCCGCCGCCCAGCACGCCGTCGACCTCGTCCTGGCCGGGGCCGCCGCCACTGGGCCCGCCGCGGCTGGGGCCGCCGCCACTGGGCCCGCCGTCGGGGCCCTGGTCTGGGAGCACTCGCGCGGACAGCTGGTGCTCGGTTCCTCCAACGGCATCCGCGACGTCGACCTCGCCGGCGCACCCGCCCCGGAACCGACCGCCACGGTCTTCGCCAATCGCGGCCTGTCCGGGATCGACGGGACCATCGCCACGGCCACCGGCATCGCACTGGGCGGGCGGCAGGAAACCACGGTGCTGCTGGGCGACGTCACCTTCCTGCACGACGCCGGCGGGCTGCTGCTCGGCGCCGGTGAAGAGGAGCCCGCACTGCGGATCGTGGTCCTTAACGACGCCGGCGGGGCCATCTTCGGGCTGCTGGAACACGGCGCCGTCGAGGCAGCGGGCCGCTACGGAACCGCCGTCGAACGCCTCTTTGGCACGCCGCACAGCGTAAACATCGCCGGACTCGCGGCGGCCTACGGCGTCGCGCACCGCCGGGTCAGTACGACGGCGGAGCTCGCCGGGGCGCTGGCGGAGCCGTGGGAGGGCCGCATCATCATCGAGGTCCGCACGGAGCGGCAGGGGCTGCGGGAGCTGCACTCGCGCATCAGGTCCGCCGTGGGCGCCGCGGTGGCAGGGGTGCTCGCCGCCGAGTAG
- a CDS encoding amino acid ABC transporter ATP-binding protein, translated as MTITTENPLVRIEGLHKFYGQHHVLRGIDLEVKRGEVSVVIGPSGSGKSTMLRCVNLLETISAGRISVGGKLIGYREVNGRLHDLKTKEIAAQRREIGMVFQRFNLFPHKTALYNVMEAPVQVKGQSRDAARKRSMELLDRVGLSDHAGHYPSQLSGGQQQRVAIARALAMDPELMLFDEPTSALDPELVGDVLNVMKDLAQSGMTMIVVTHEIGFAREVGDRLTFMDGGVVVESGDPQEVLANPQHPRTKEFLSRVL; from the coding sequence ATGACGATTACCACTGAGAATCCGCTGGTCCGGATCGAGGGCCTCCACAAGTTCTACGGCCAGCACCATGTGCTGCGCGGCATCGACCTCGAGGTCAAGCGGGGCGAGGTGTCGGTGGTGATCGGACCGTCCGGTTCGGGCAAGTCCACCATGTTGCGGTGCGTGAACCTGCTGGAGACCATCAGTGCGGGCCGTATCTCCGTGGGTGGAAAGCTGATCGGCTACCGCGAAGTCAACGGCCGGCTCCATGACCTGAAAACCAAGGAGATCGCCGCCCAGCGCCGCGAGATCGGTATGGTGTTCCAGCGCTTCAACCTGTTCCCGCACAAGACGGCCCTCTACAACGTCATGGAGGCGCCGGTCCAGGTCAAGGGCCAGTCCCGCGATGCTGCACGGAAGCGGTCCATGGAACTGCTGGACCGTGTGGGGCTGTCGGACCACGCTGGCCACTACCCGTCGCAGCTTTCCGGCGGTCAGCAGCAGCGGGTGGCAATTGCCCGCGCCCTGGCCATGGATCCGGAGCTCATGCTCTTCGATGAACCCACCTCAGCGCTGGACCCGGAACTGGTGGGCGACGTCCTGAACGTCATGAAGGACCTTGCCCAGTCCGGCATGACCATGATTGTGGTGACCCACGAGATCGGCTTCGCCCGCGAAGTGGGCGACCGCCTCACCTTTATGGACGGCGGCGTGGTGGTGGAATCCGGGGATCCCCAGGAGGTCCTGGCCAACCCGCAGCATCCCCGCACCAAGGAGTTCCTTAGCCGGGTGCTGTAG
- a CDS encoding amino acid ABC transporter permease has protein sequence MASHEDKHEAPVVLNHPVPVRHPGRWISAIIILGALALFLQSLVTNPNFRWDIVGTYILDTKVVQGVGWTLLLTAAAMVLAIVLAILLAFMRQSENPVFRWSSWAWVWFFRGTPVYTQLVFWGLISVLYPKITAGIPFGPEWFAVDTSAVITTTAAAILGLGLNESAYLAEIFRAGLKSVDRGQEEAAAALGMGKTKIMWRIILPQAMRVIVPPTGNETIGMLKTTSLVLAVPFTLDLTFATNTLANRTYLPVPLLIVAAIWYLVITSLLMVGQHFIEAYYGKGVDNLAPAAINPAAAKAAAAVAPSASAEPALKMDRPEDEAK, from the coding sequence ATGGCCAGTCATGAGGACAAGCACGAGGCACCGGTAGTCCTGAACCATCCGGTGCCCGTTCGGCATCCGGGCCGCTGGATCAGCGCCATCATCATCCTCGGCGCCCTCGCCCTGTTCCTGCAGAGCCTGGTCACCAACCCCAACTTCCGCTGGGACATTGTGGGGACCTACATCCTCGATACCAAGGTGGTGCAGGGCGTCGGCTGGACGCTGCTGCTGACCGCGGCCGCCATGGTCCTGGCCATTGTCCTCGCCATCCTCCTGGCGTTCATGCGCCAGTCGGAGAACCCGGTGTTCCGTTGGTCCAGCTGGGCCTGGGTCTGGTTCTTCCGTGGCACTCCGGTGTACACGCAGCTGGTCTTCTGGGGCCTGATCTCCGTCCTGTACCCCAAGATCACCGCCGGCATCCCGTTCGGCCCCGAGTGGTTCGCCGTGGATACGAGCGCCGTCATCACAACCACGGCTGCGGCCATCCTGGGCCTGGGCCTGAACGAGTCTGCCTACCTGGCGGAAATTTTCCGGGCCGGCCTCAAGTCAGTGGACCGCGGCCAGGAGGAAGCCGCCGCGGCCCTGGGCATGGGCAAGACCAAGATCATGTGGCGGATCATCCTGCCGCAGGCCATGCGGGTGATCGTGCCGCCAACCGGCAACGAAACCATCGGCATGCTGAAAACCACCTCCCTCGTCCTGGCCGTGCCGTTCACCCTGGACCTGACGTTTGCCACGAACACCCTGGCCAACCGGACCTATCTGCCGGTACCCCTGCTGATCGTGGCGGCTATCTGGTACCTCGTGATCACCAGCCTGCTGATGGTGGGCCAGCACTTCATCGAGGCCTACTACGGCAAGGGAGTGGACAACCTTGCTCCGGCCGCAATCAACCCGGCGGCAGCGAAGGCCGCCGCAGCCGTGGCGCCGAGCGCCTCAGCGGAGCCGGCGCTGAAGATGGACCGTCCCGAGGATGAGGCAAAATGA
- a CDS encoding ABC transporter substrate-binding protein, with the protein MQISRSLLSTSTLKAATVLAIGVLTLSACTNASEKAPSGAAPSVSGSAAASFDPSTIQKDDALAAMVPEAIKSKGTLTVGSDTSYAPAEFLGTDGQTPVGYDVDIAKAIGATLGLKVQVQTSEFTGILPALGPKYDLGISSFTINPERLGAVNMVSYFNAGTAWAVQKGNPKKVSLDDLCGKSVGVQTGTVQEDPDLSDRSKKCVADGKPAINVVTLKNQTDITTRLVNGSVDAMAADSPITGYAITQTNGQIEKLGDVYDSAPQGIAVAKSDMALAEVVQKTVAKLMENGSYKKILEGWGNADGAITKSEVNPAVGS; encoded by the coding sequence ATGCAGATCTCCCGTTCGCTCCTGAGCACCTCCACGCTTAAGGCAGCCACCGTGCTGGCCATCGGCGTCCTGACGCTCTCCGCCTGCACCAATGCCTCCGAAAAGGCACCCTCCGGCGCGGCGCCGTCCGTGTCCGGGAGCGCCGCGGCCAGCTTTGACCCGAGCACCATCCAGAAGGATGATGCCCTGGCGGCCATGGTTCCCGAGGCCATCAAGTCCAAGGGCACCTTGACCGTGGGCTCGGACACCTCCTACGCCCCCGCGGAATTCCTTGGCACCGACGGCCAGACCCCCGTGGGCTACGACGTCGACATCGCCAAGGCGATCGGCGCCACCCTGGGGCTGAAGGTCCAGGTCCAGACCTCCGAATTCACCGGCATCCTCCCGGCACTGGGCCCGAAGTACGATCTCGGCATCTCCTCGTTCACGATCAACCCGGAGCGGCTCGGCGCGGTGAACATGGTCAGCTACTTCAACGCCGGCACCGCCTGGGCCGTGCAGAAGGGCAACCCGAAGAAGGTTTCCCTGGATGACCTCTGCGGCAAGTCCGTCGGCGTGCAGACCGGTACCGTCCAGGAAGACCCGGACCTCTCGGACCGCAGCAAGAAGTGCGTGGCCGACGGCAAACCGGCCATCAACGTCGTGACCCTCAAGAACCAGACGGACATCACCACCCGCCTGGTCAACGGCAGCGTCGATGCGATGGCCGCTGACTCCCCCATCACTGGCTACGCCATCACCCAGACCAACGGCCAGATCGAAAAGCTCGGCGACGTCTACGATTCCGCACCGCAGGGGATCGCCGTAGCCAAGTCGGACATGGCCCTGGCCGAGGTTGTCCAGAAGACCGTCGCCAAGCTCATGGAGAACGGCTCCTACAAGAAGATCCTGGAAGGCTGGGGCAACGCCGATGGCGCCATCACCAAGTCTGAGGTCAACCCGGCGGTCGGATCTTGA
- a CDS encoding isochorismate synthase gives MTSAFRTLTVPLDADAFPGGLPSLLVRDDLLCWTRREAGLVGFGEVARFTATGPDRFLEADIWWRHLVLEAEIEDTVEWPGTGPVAFGSFAFSKASAHESRLIVPEIVVGLRDGKAWLTQLTFDDGDLTEAGARAALDRWLGTPGVVPSTDTGTDPAPVEATLTTGSLSEADWMAAVAAGVAEIRTGALEKLVLARDIVATVPAGVNAAEILRQLAIRYRECWTYGVDGLVGATPEMLIQVEGRTAQARVLAGTLDRRDADGMAGSPLEFAERVLAGSEKQRHEHDIAIQSLTTQLAPFSEAMNAHSEPFILELPNVWHLASDVKAELAEVEGHVPTSLALINALHPTAAVCGTPTTVAGALIRKLEHLDRGPYAGPVGWLDAAGNGEWGIALRGAVIESPQTVRLYAGCGVVEGSVPEAELAETWAKFRPMLESLGISS, from the coding sequence ATGACGAGCGCGTTCCGTACCCTGACAGTCCCCCTCGACGCTGATGCATTCCCCGGGGGGCTGCCGTCACTTCTGGTCCGCGACGACCTCCTCTGCTGGACCCGCCGCGAAGCCGGCCTCGTCGGCTTCGGCGAGGTGGCCCGGTTCACCGCCACCGGACCCGACCGTTTCCTCGAGGCGGACATCTGGTGGCGGCACCTGGTCCTCGAGGCCGAGATCGAGGACACCGTGGAATGGCCCGGCACCGGCCCGGTCGCTTTCGGCTCCTTCGCTTTCTCCAAGGCCTCCGCCCATGAGTCGCGGCTGATCGTGCCCGAAATCGTCGTGGGACTGCGTGACGGCAAGGCGTGGCTGACCCAGTTGACGTTCGACGACGGCGACCTCACCGAGGCGGGCGCGCGCGCCGCGCTGGACCGCTGGCTGGGGACGCCCGGCGTCGTGCCGTCAACGGACACCGGAACAGACCCCGCGCCGGTTGAGGCGACGCTGACCACCGGTTCGCTGAGCGAGGCGGATTGGATGGCGGCCGTGGCCGCCGGTGTGGCGGAGATCCGCACCGGGGCGCTGGAGAAGCTGGTGCTGGCCCGCGACATCGTCGCCACCGTCCCCGCAGGAGTGAACGCCGCCGAGATCCTCCGCCAGCTCGCCATCCGCTACCGTGAATGCTGGACCTACGGCGTCGACGGACTGGTGGGCGCCACGCCCGAGATGCTGATCCAGGTGGAGGGGCGCACCGCGCAGGCCCGCGTCCTGGCAGGCACCCTGGACCGCCGCGACGCCGACGGGATGGCCGGCTCGCCACTGGAGTTCGCCGAGCGGGTGCTGGCCGGATCCGAGAAACAGCGGCACGAACACGACATCGCCATCCAGTCGCTCACCACCCAGCTGGCCCCCTTCTCCGAGGCCATGAACGCGCACAGCGAGCCCTTCATCCTGGAACTGCCGAACGTCTGGCATCTGGCCTCGGATGTGAAAGCGGAGCTGGCCGAGGTGGAGGGCCACGTGCCCACCAGCCTCGCCCTGATCAACGCGCTGCACCCGACAGCGGCGGTCTGCGGCACGCCGACCACCGTGGCGGGCGCCCTGATCCGCAAGCTCGAGCACCTGGACCGCGGCCCGTACGCCGGACCGGTCGGCTGGCTCGACGCCGCCGGCAACGGGGAGTGGGGCATCGCGCTGCGCGGCGCCGTCATCGAGTCCCCGCAGACCGTGCGGCTCTACGCCGGCTGCGGTGTCGTCGAAGGCTCCGTGCCGGAAGCCGAACTCGCCGAGACCTGGGCGAAGTTCCGGCCGATGCTGGAGTCGCTGGGCATCAGCAGCTGA
- a CDS encoding demethylmenaquinone methyltransferase encodes MNRASLDKRPDEVATMFDDVAPKYDVVNDVLSMGQTRRWRKIVVEAMDVKSGQRVLDLAAGTGTSSEPYADAGIDVIACDFSLGMLKVGKRRRPDIDFIAGDATRLPFADNTFDASTISFGLRNVNEPKKALAEMLRVTKPGGKLVIAEFSQPVVPLWRTMYTEYLMRALPAIAVKVSSNPDAYVYLAESIRAWPDQDHLAAWLQEAGWDGVTYRNLSGGIVAVHRAVKPGPETGAETGPATAAAALAAHTGPVAKLRRNTRPRR; translated from the coding sequence GTGAACCGAGCATCCTTGGATAAGCGTCCGGACGAAGTAGCCACGATGTTTGACGACGTCGCCCCTAAATACGACGTCGTCAACGACGTTCTGTCGATGGGGCAGACACGCCGTTGGCGCAAGATTGTGGTCGAAGCCATGGATGTGAAGTCCGGCCAGCGGGTGCTCGATCTCGCCGCCGGCACGGGTACCTCCAGCGAGCCGTATGCCGACGCTGGCATCGACGTGATCGCCTGCGACTTCTCGCTGGGCATGCTCAAGGTCGGCAAGCGCCGCCGCCCCGACATCGACTTCATCGCCGGTGACGCCACCCGCCTGCCCTTCGCGGACAACACCTTCGATGCCAGCACCATCTCCTTCGGCCTGCGCAACGTCAACGAGCCGAAGAAGGCCCTGGCCGAGATGCTGCGCGTCACCAAGCCCGGCGGCAAGCTGGTCATCGCCGAGTTCTCCCAGCCTGTCGTGCCGCTCTGGCGAACCATGTACACCGAATACCTGATGCGCGCCCTGCCCGCGATCGCCGTCAAGGTCTCCTCAAACCCGGATGCCTACGTCTACCTCGCCGAGTCCATCCGCGCCTGGCCGGACCAGGACCACCTCGCGGCCTGGCTGCAGGAGGCCGGCTGGGACGGCGTCACCTACCGCAACCTCAGCGGCGGCATCGTCGCCGTGCACCGCGCCGTCAAGCCGGGACCGGAGACCGGCGCTGAAACCGGTCCGGCAACCGCCGCGGCAGCCCTGGCCGCCCACACCGGACCGGTGGCGAAGCTGCGCCGCAACACCCGGCCCCGGCGTTAG
- a CDS encoding geranylgeranyl reductase family protein, giving the protein MKVLIVGAGPAGSTAAYYLAQAGIDVTVLEKTSFPREKVCGDGLTPRAVREIQKLGLPHPEADGWRRNKGLRLLAGGRSIELPWPEVSDFPQYGLIRTRLGFDEELARHAQSAGAVVLERHSVTEALRSDDGRVTGVRAALLDESGRKTGGTRDFTADVVLAADGNSSRTAVSLGIRKRDDRPLGVAVRTYFTSPRHDDDWMEGWLELPGRDGKLLPGYGWVFGVGDGTSNVGLGILNSSKEFGKLDYKQVLREWTAGMPADWGFTPENQVGEIRGAALPMGFNRTPHYSPGLLLLGDAGGMVSPFNGEGISYAMESARFAAGFIIDGAARSASAGWGSGTEANRAADAHLARYADYVRDQWGSHFTLGRAFAALIGKPAVMKLALRTGMPIPVLMRFVVRLLANLTDPAAKGFEDRVIRVLESLVPATSNQGPSSSHTSANSADSATKVRVNP; this is encoded by the coding sequence GTGAAAGTACTGATCGTCGGAGCCGGTCCGGCCGGGTCCACTGCCGCCTACTATCTGGCGCAGGCAGGCATCGACGTCACGGTGCTGGAGAAGACCAGTTTCCCGCGTGAAAAAGTCTGCGGCGACGGGCTCACCCCCCGCGCCGTCCGCGAGATCCAGAAGCTCGGCCTGCCGCACCCCGAGGCCGACGGCTGGCGCCGCAACAAGGGCCTGCGCCTGCTGGCCGGTGGCCGGAGCATCGAACTTCCCTGGCCCGAGGTCTCCGACTTCCCGCAGTACGGGCTGATCCGCACCCGCCTGGGCTTCGACGAGGAACTGGCCCGGCACGCCCAGTCCGCGGGCGCCGTCGTGCTGGAACGCCACAGTGTCACCGAGGCGCTGCGTTCCGACGACGGGCGCGTCACCGGCGTCCGTGCCGCGCTGCTGGACGAGTCCGGCCGCAAGACGGGGGGGACCCGCGACTTCACCGCCGACGTCGTCCTCGCCGCGGACGGAAACTCCAGCCGCACCGCCGTGTCGCTGGGCATCCGGAAGCGCGACGACCGGCCGCTCGGCGTCGCCGTCCGCACTTACTTCACGAGCCCGCGGCACGACGACGACTGGATGGAAGGCTGGCTCGAACTTCCCGGCCGCGACGGCAAGCTGCTCCCGGGCTACGGCTGGGTGTTCGGCGTCGGCGACGGTACCTCCAACGTGGGCCTCGGCATCCTGAACTCGTCCAAGGAGTTCGGCAAGCTGGACTACAAGCAGGTCCTGCGCGAATGGACCGCCGGCATGCCCGCGGACTGGGGATTCACCCCCGAGAACCAGGTCGGCGAGATCCGCGGCGCCGCGCTGCCGATGGGCTTCAACCGCACCCCGCACTATTCGCCCGGGCTGCTGCTGCTGGGCGACGCCGGCGGCATGGTCTCCCCGTTCAACGGCGAGGGCATCTCCTATGCCATGGAGTCCGCACGTTTCGCGGCCGGATTCATCATCGACGGCGCCGCCCGCTCGGCGTCAGCCGGCTGGGGCTCCGGGACGGAAGCTAACAGAGCCGCCGATGCGCACCTTGCACGGTACGCGGACTACGTGCGGGACCAGTGGGGTTCGCACTTCACCCTGGGCCGTGCCTTCGCGGCCCTCATCGGCAAGCCGGCCGTGATGAAACTGGCCCTCCGGACGGGCATGCCCATCCCTGTCCTCATGCGGTTCGTGGTCAGGCTGCTGGCCAACCTGACGGATCCCGCCGCCAAGGGCTTCGAGGACCGCGTCATCCGGGTCCTGGAATCGCTGGTCCCGGCGACGTCCAACCAGGGCCCGTCCAGCTCGCACACCAGCGCCAACTCCGCGGATTCCGCAACAAAAGTTAGGGTTAACCCGTGA
- a CDS encoding polyprenyl synthetase family protein, producing MTNSADQSWTHAGHGLPSSEPDLNTTAIATGLQLPAGFAAIAGDPELGPAITTNLARVEKKLREAIANSDPLADATSRHLVEAGGKRIRPLLTLLCAHLGDASRPAVVQAAVVVELTHLATLYHDDVMDSAPFRRGAPTAHEVWGNSVAVLTGDLIFARASILVSELGSRALGIQARTFERLCLGQLHETVGPRPDEDPVEHYLSVIADKTGSLVAASGQLGAIFSGADEAYEPMLVEYGEKVGVAFQLADDVIDVTGVKVKSGKSPGTDLREGVPTLPVLLLRKKADGGDQSAVELLKLIDGDLSSDEALAAAVAGLREHPVTAESWVVARAWADEAIAALAPLPEGVVKTSLTNFALAVVDRAS from the coding sequence GTGACCAACTCTGCAGACCAAAGCTGGACGCACGCCGGACACGGCCTGCCGAGCTCTGAGCCCGACCTTAACACCACCGCCATCGCCACCGGATTGCAGCTCCCGGCCGGCTTTGCCGCGATCGCAGGCGACCCCGAACTCGGGCCTGCCATCACCACCAACCTGGCCCGGGTGGAGAAGAAGCTCCGCGAAGCCATTGCCAACTCGGATCCGCTGGCCGACGCGACGTCGCGCCACCTCGTGGAAGCCGGCGGCAAGCGCATCCGCCCGTTGTTGACGCTGCTTTGCGCCCACCTGGGCGACGCCTCCCGGCCCGCCGTGGTGCAGGCCGCCGTCGTCGTTGAACTGACCCACCTCGCGACGCTCTACCACGACGACGTGATGGACTCCGCGCCGTTCCGCCGCGGCGCCCCCACGGCGCACGAGGTCTGGGGCAACTCGGTGGCTGTCCTGACCGGCGACCTGATTTTTGCCCGGGCCTCCATCCTGGTCTCCGAACTCGGGTCCCGCGCCCTCGGCATCCAGGCGCGCACCTTTGAACGCCTGTGCCTGGGCCAGCTGCATGAAACCGTGGGTCCGCGCCCGGACGAAGACCCGGTGGAGCACTACCTCTCCGTCATCGCCGACAAGACCGGCTCGCTCGTGGCGGCCTCCGGCCAGCTCGGCGCGATCTTCTCCGGCGCCGACGAAGCCTACGAGCCGATGCTGGTTGAGTACGGCGAAAAGGTGGGCGTGGCCTTCCAGTTGGCGGACGACGTCATCGACGTGACCGGCGTCAAGGTCAAGTCCGGCAAGTCCCCGGGCACCGACCTGCGTGAAGGGGTGCCAACGCTGCCCGTCCTGCTGCTCCGCAAGAAGGCCGACGGCGGCGACCAGTCCGCCGTCGAACTCCTGAAGCTCATCGACGGCGACCTCAGCTCCGACGAGGCCCTCGCGGCCGCCGTCGCCGGTCTCCGGGAACACCCGGTCACGGCGGAATCCTGGGTGGTGGCACGCGCCTGGGCCGATGAGGCGATTGCTGCGCTCGCGCCGCTGCCCGAGGGGGTCGTGAAGACCTCGCTGACCAACTTTGCGCTGGCCGTGGTGGACCGCGCCAGCTGA
- a CDS encoding DUF559 domain-containing protein — protein MNIANFLGSRGGPASTADLGRAGFNRYRIGLAVAEGTIVRIRRGYYALPRETSVFRTAREAGGLLTCVSAAPGYGLWTLVPASKLHLCVGHRTVPPGWVTHGRCRHPRHPWLPLAGLADVLIHALRCLPELQALVMVQCAVGRGDISLAFLRGKLGGNRNARARSVLDLVIPRADSLLEVLANTTFVRAGLRVRRHVQIPGVGEVDFLVEDCVIVETDGESHLEPRQVKKDRGRNNASLVGGYLVLRFGYDLVVHHPEQMLAQVLELLEQRRRGAFQP, from the coding sequence ATGAACATCGCCAATTTCCTGGGTTCGCGGGGCGGACCGGCCAGCACGGCTGACCTCGGGCGGGCCGGCTTCAACCGGTATCGGATTGGCCTGGCTGTGGCCGAGGGCACCATCGTGAGGATCCGCCGCGGATACTATGCGCTGCCCCGGGAAACCTCTGTCTTTCGGACTGCCCGCGAGGCCGGAGGGCTCCTGACCTGTGTCTCCGCCGCTCCGGGCTACGGTTTGTGGACGCTGGTCCCGGCGTCGAAGTTGCACCTCTGCGTCGGCCACCGGACGGTGCCACCCGGCTGGGTGACACATGGCCGCTGCCGGCATCCCCGGCACCCCTGGCTACCTCTGGCGGGACTGGCCGACGTCCTGATTCACGCGCTGCGCTGCCTGCCGGAACTGCAAGCCCTTGTCATGGTCCAGTGTGCTGTGGGCCGTGGGGACATCAGCCTGGCATTCCTCCGCGGCAAACTCGGGGGCAACCGCAACGCCCGCGCCAGGTCGGTGCTGGATCTGGTCATTCCCCGGGCCGACTCTCTGCTCGAAGTTCTCGCCAACACCACGTTCGTGCGGGCCGGGCTCCGGGTACGCCGGCACGTCCAGATCCCCGGTGTGGGGGAGGTGGACTTCCTCGTTGAGGACTGCGTCATTGTGGAGACCGATGGCGAATCGCATCTGGAGCCGCGGCAAGTAAAAAAGGATCGGGGGCGGAACAACGCTAGCCTCGTCGGAGGCTATCTGGTGCTCAGATTCGGCTACGACCTCGTCGTCCACCACCCCGAGCAGATGCTCGCCCAGGTCCTCGAGTTGCTGGAGCAGCGCCGCCGGGGTGCGTTCCAGCCTTAA
- a CDS encoding trimeric intracellular cation channel family protein, whose amino-acid sequence MTSYFSLVLVWLDLAGVFFFAVSGSLLAARKQFDIIGSLLLASVVSLGGGVIRDIIINAGPPAAFTNPAYLAPPLLAAVLVYFLFSSVQRYTSLLILFDAGGLALFCITGTLKALSAGMNPVAAVLLGVTTAVGGGLLRDITANEVPQLFDPKDLYALPAFAGAALTMALSITGTFNAVTAGVVAAVVFAFRVTAWRRQWHVPLAVRGWHRLGLDTADGGRKD is encoded by the coding sequence ATGACTTCTTACTTCAGCCTTGTCCTGGTCTGGCTGGACCTGGCCGGCGTCTTCTTCTTCGCGGTCTCCGGGTCACTGCTCGCGGCCCGGAAGCAGTTCGACATCATCGGCTCCCTCCTGCTGGCCTCGGTGGTGAGCCTGGGCGGCGGCGTCATCCGCGACATCATCATCAACGCCGGCCCGCCCGCAGCGTTCACCAACCCCGCCTATCTGGCGCCCCCGCTTCTCGCCGCGGTGCTGGTGTACTTCCTGTTTTCCAGCGTCCAGCGCTACACCTCGTTGCTCATCCTGTTCGACGCCGGCGGCCTCGCGCTCTTCTGCATCACCGGAACCCTCAAAGCGCTGTCCGCCGGGATGAACCCGGTTGCGGCGGTGCTGCTCGGGGTCACGACGGCGGTGGGTGGCGGCCTGCTGCGCGACATCACCGCCAATGAGGTGCCGCAGCTCTTCGATCCGAAGGATCTCTACGCGCTGCCGGCGTTTGCGGGGGCGGCCCTGACCATGGCCCTGTCCATCACCGGCACGTTCAACGCGGTCACCGCGGGTGTAGTGGCGGCCGTCGTTTTCGCCTTCCGCGTCACGGCCTGGCGGCGCCAGTGGCACGTTCCGCTGGCGGTCCGCGGCTGGCATCGGCTCGGCTTGGACACGGCGGATGGCGGGCGTAAGGATTAG